From the genome of Nocardia sp. NBC_01503, one region includes:
- a CDS encoding carboxymuconolactone decarboxylase family protein, which produces MSRLPLIQPDTATGKAADLLAGVQKALGVTPNMTKAMVNSPAVLEAYLGFSGALGGGALSAGIRERIALLVAEENGCDYCLSAHSYIGANIAKLDSAEIEASRHGESSDAKAAAVLAFATSVVRTRGGVEETDIKTARAGGLTDGEITEVIANVALNVFTNYLNKAVETDIDWPVVRHHEH; this is translated from the coding sequence ATGTCCCGTCTGCCCTTGATTCAGCCCGACACCGCGACCGGTAAGGCTGCCGACCTGCTCGCCGGTGTGCAGAAGGCGCTCGGCGTCACCCCGAATATGACCAAGGCCATGGTCAACAGCCCGGCCGTACTCGAGGCCTACTTGGGTTTCTCCGGAGCCCTCGGCGGCGGCGCGCTCTCGGCGGGTATCCGGGAACGGATCGCACTGCTGGTCGCCGAGGAGAACGGTTGCGACTACTGCCTTTCCGCGCATTCCTACATCGGTGCGAATATCGCCAAGCTGGATAGCGCCGAGATCGAGGCCAGCCGCCACGGCGAGTCCAGCGATGCGAAGGCCGCCGCGGTACTGGCGTTCGCGACCTCGGTGGTGCGCACGCGCGGGGGTGTCGAGGAAACCGATATCAAGACTGCCCGGGCGGGCGGTCTGACCGATGGTGAGATCACCGAGGTCATCGCCAATGTCGCGCTCAATGTGTTCACCAACTACCTGAACAAGGCTGTCGAGACCGATATCGACTGGCCGGTCGTGCGCCACCACGAGCACTGA
- a CDS encoding LLM class flavin-dependent oxidoreductase: MELGLTTFAETHPVGGDGPVPTAGERLRQVVEEAVATEQAGLDVYGVGEHHRKDFAASSPAVVLAAIASRTERIQLTSAVTVLSSADPVRAYQDFATLDGLSNGRAELMAGRGSFIESFPLFGYDLADYDELFEEKLALLLKIREEGPLTWEGKFRAPLTDAIVYPRTENRPLPVWIAVGGSPESVVRAGLLGLPLAIAIIGGQPTRFKPLVELYHRALEQGGHEPQPVAVHAHGYVADTDEQAVADFYAPYARAMSGIGRERGWGPMTREQFAALRSQRGSLFVGTPDYVAGKIAAVRDDLGLDRFMLHTSVGTLPHEKVLRNIELLGEKVAPQVR, translated from the coding sequence GTGGAACTGGGACTGACGACATTCGCCGAGACTCATCCCGTCGGCGGGGATGGCCCGGTGCCGACCGCCGGTGAGCGGCTGCGCCAGGTCGTCGAGGAGGCCGTGGCCACCGAACAGGCCGGTCTGGATGTATATGGCGTGGGCGAACACCACCGCAAGGATTTCGCCGCCTCCTCCCCCGCCGTGGTGCTGGCCGCCATCGCCTCGCGCACCGAGCGCATTCAGCTCACCAGTGCGGTGACGGTGCTGAGCTCGGCCGATCCGGTGCGGGCGTACCAGGATTTCGCCACCCTGGACGGATTGTCCAATGGCCGAGCCGAACTCATGGCGGGCCGCGGCTCCTTCATCGAATCGTTCCCGCTGTTCGGCTACGACCTGGCCGACTACGACGAACTCTTCGAGGAGAAACTCGCCCTGCTGCTGAAGATCCGCGAGGAGGGGCCGCTCACCTGGGAGGGCAAATTCCGCGCCCCGCTCACCGACGCGATCGTCTACCCGCGCACCGAGAACCGGCCGCTGCCGGTATGGATCGCGGTGGGCGGTAGCCCCGAATCGGTGGTCCGCGCAGGACTTTTGGGCTTGCCGCTGGCCATCGCGATCATCGGCGGGCAGCCCACCCGTTTCAAGCCGCTGGTGGAGCTGTACCACCGCGCGCTCGAGCAGGGCGGGCATGAACCGCAGCCGGTCGCGGTGCACGCGCACGGCTATGTCGCCGACACCGATGAGCAGGCGGTCGCGGACTTCTACGCGCCGTATGCCCGCGCCATGTCCGGCATCGGCCGCGAACGCGGTTGGGGACCGATGACTCGTGAACAGTTCGCGGCCCTGCGCTCGCAGCGCGGATCGCTGTTCGTGGGTACGCCCGACTACGTGGCGGGCAAGATCGCCGCCGTCCGCGACGATCTCGGCCTGGATCGGTTCATGCTGCACACCAGCGTGGGCACCCTCCCGCACGAGAAGGTGCTGCGCAATATCGAACTGCTCGGCGAGAAGGTGGCCCCGCAGGTCCGCTGA